The following are encoded in a window of Gramella sp. MT6 genomic DNA:
- a CDS encoding 5-formyltetrahydrofolate cyclo-ligase has translation MNKAQLRKKFKDLRLELKDAEIEKMSLEIANRSLELPVWDYRYYHIFLSIPEQKEVDTEFLLHILQGKDKEVIIPKTDHKTGGLLNFLLTDQTVIKKNRWNIPEPQDGIEVPSEKLDVVFIPLLAFDKSGHRIGYGKGFYDKFLAGCKPEVIKIGLSFFKPVEEIKEIFSSDIPLDYCVTPDKIYEFGTK, from the coding sequence ATGAACAAGGCACAGCTTAGAAAGAAATTCAAGGATCTGAGACTGGAACTAAAAGATGCTGAAATTGAAAAAATGAGCCTCGAGATCGCGAACAGGTCATTGGAATTGCCGGTTTGGGACTACAGATATTACCATATTTTCCTAAGTATTCCTGAGCAAAAAGAAGTAGATACAGAGTTTTTACTGCATATTCTGCAGGGTAAGGATAAAGAAGTGATCATTCCAAAAACCGATCATAAAACTGGAGGTCTTTTGAATTTTCTGTTGACAGATCAAACCGTGATCAAGAAGAATAGGTGGAATATCCCTGAACCACAGGATGGGATTGAAGTTCCCAGTGAAAAATTAGATGTAGTTTTCATCCCGCTTCTGGCTTTCGACAAATCCGGTCATCGCATAGGTTATGGCAAAGGATTCTATGATAAATTCCTGGCGGGTTGTAAACCTGAGGTAATAAAGATCGGACTTTCATTTTTTAAGCCGGTGGAAGAAATAAAGGAAATTTTTAGCAGCGATATCCCTCTGGATTATTGTGTCACCCCAGATAAAATTTATGAATTCGGCACAAAATAA
- the hppD gene encoding 4-hydroxyphenylpyruvate dioxygenase: protein MSTDNTSLNLEKVVPEAEDFLPILGTDFVELYVGNAKQAAYYYQHAWGFQPVAYAGLETGKKDSVSYVLQQGKIRIVLTSPLEKDGEINEHINKHGDGVKFVALWVDDARKSYEETTKRGAKSYVEPYEIEDSNGKAVISGIHTYGETIHLFIERGEYEGPFLPGYRAYHTKAKSTDTGLKFIDHMVGNVGWNEMNKWVEFYGKVMGFAQLVSFDDKDISTDYTALMSKVMSNGNGRIKFPINEPAEGKKKSQIEEYIDFYNGAGVQHIALATDNIIETVTQLRDRGVEFLYVPETYYDDLLDRVGEIDEDLEPLKELGVLVDRDDEGYLLQIFTKPVLDRPTMFFEIIQRKGAQSFGKGNFKALFEAIEREQDLRGTLN, encoded by the coding sequence ATGTCTACAGATAACACATCATTAAATTTAGAGAAAGTAGTTCCTGAAGCAGAGGATTTTCTACCAATTCTTGGAACAGATTTCGTTGAACTATACGTTGGAAACGCCAAGCAGGCGGCATATTATTATCAGCATGCATGGGGATTTCAGCCGGTAGCTTATGCTGGGCTGGAAACCGGGAAAAAAGACAGTGTTTCCTATGTATTACAACAGGGAAAAATTCGAATAGTTCTTACTTCTCCTTTAGAAAAGGATGGTGAGATCAATGAGCATATCAACAAGCACGGCGACGGCGTTAAGTTTGTTGCTCTTTGGGTAGACGATGCCCGTAAAAGTTATGAAGAGACCACCAAAAGGGGCGCGAAATCATATGTTGAGCCTTACGAGATCGAAGATAGTAACGGGAAGGCAGTAATTTCCGGAATCCATACATATGGTGAAACCATTCACCTTTTTATTGAAAGAGGGGAGTACGAAGGTCCTTTTTTACCTGGTTACAGGGCTTATCATACCAAAGCTAAATCTACAGATACAGGTTTGAAATTCATTGACCATATGGTTGGAAACGTTGGATGGAATGAAATGAATAAATGGGTTGAGTTCTACGGAAAAGTGATGGGATTCGCGCAATTGGTATCATTCGATGATAAAGATATTTCTACAGACTACACTGCTCTTATGAGTAAGGTGATGAGTAACGGGAATGGTCGTATTAAATTCCCTATTAATGAACCTGCAGAAGGAAAGAAAAAATCACAGATCGAGGAATATATAGACTTCTATAATGGAGCAGGAGTACAGCATATCGCCTTGGCTACAGATAATATTATCGAAACCGTTACCCAGTTAAGAGATCGTGGAGTAGAATTTCTGTATGTTCCAGAAACCTATTATGATGATCTTTTAGACAGGGTAGGCGAGATCGACGAGGATCTTGAGCCTTTAAAAGAACTTGGTGTTTTGGTAGACAGGGATGATGAAGGTTATCTTTTACAGATCTTCACAAAACCTGTTTTAGACAGGCCAACCATGTTTTTTGAGATAATTCAGAGAAAAGGAGCTCAATCTTTTGGAAAAGGGAACTTTAAAGCTCTTTTTGAGGCTATAGAAAGAGAGCAGGATTTACGAGGTACATTAAATTAG
- a CDS encoding succinylglutamate desuccinylase/aspartoacylase family protein has translation MPRIDKNNVLEILGEKVLPGKGATINFNMAKLYTTTSVEVPVIIERSKKPGPVVLLTAGIHGDEINGVEIVRQIISKGVNKPRIGTVICIPIVNIFGFLNMAREFPDGRDLNRVFPGTKHGSLASRFAYQFVKKILPIADFCLDFHTGGAARFNAPQIRVKKGDEQSIKYARIFNAPFTIHSKTITKSFRETCSKLGIPVLLFEGGKSLDSNKDIAKYGVDGAMRILSHLDMLNPKFDYPDVKKETVVIASSSWLRAKYSGLLHVKIPCGKHVTKGEYIATITDPYGKFSHKIKSPSEGYVININESPIVYQGDAIFHISMQPKTEDHEQGTA, from the coding sequence ATGCCTCGTATAGACAAGAACAATGTTCTTGAAATTTTAGGTGAAAAAGTACTACCCGGAAAGGGAGCAACCATAAATTTTAATATGGCTAAGCTCTACACCACTACTTCGGTAGAAGTTCCGGTTATCATTGAACGTTCTAAAAAACCGGGTCCGGTAGTGCTTTTAACCGCCGGTATCCATGGAGATGAGATCAACGGTGTGGAGATCGTTAGGCAGATCATTTCTAAAGGGGTAAATAAACCCCGAATTGGTACGGTGATCTGTATTCCTATCGTGAATATCTTTGGGTTTTTGAACATGGCAAGAGAATTTCCCGATGGTCGTGATCTAAACCGGGTATTTCCTGGAACCAAGCATGGTTCGCTGGCCAGCCGATTTGCTTACCAATTCGTAAAGAAGATCTTACCAATAGCAGATTTTTGTCTGGATTTTCATACCGGTGGAGCCGCAAGGTTCAACGCGCCGCAGATAAGGGTAAAAAAAGGAGATGAGCAGAGTATAAAATATGCCAGGATCTTTAACGCGCCTTTTACCATTCATTCCAAAACGATCACAAAATCATTCAGGGAAACCTGTTCAAAATTAGGGATACCCGTTTTACTGTTTGAAGGTGGTAAATCTTTAGACAGCAATAAGGATATCGCCAAGTATGGGGTTGATGGTGCTATGAGAATTTTAAGCCATCTAGATATGCTGAATCCTAAATTTGACTATCCAGATGTAAAAAAAGAAACCGTAGTAATTGCTTCCAGTTCATGGTTAAGGGCGAAATACAGCGGATTACTGCATGTTAAGATCCCTTGTGGCAAACATGTTACCAAAGGAGAATATATCGCTACCATTACAGACCCATACGGTAAATTCAGCCATAAAATAAAATCCCCCAGTGAAGGTTATGTGATCAACATCAATGAATCTCCTATCGTTTACCAGGGAGACGCTATTTTTCATATTTCTATGCAACCAAAGACCGAAGATCATGAACAAGGCACAGCTTAG
- the rimK gene encoding 30S ribosomal protein S6--L-glutamate ligase codes for MKIRILSRNPRLYSTSRLVEAAKKRHHEVEVIDPIKCDLIIEKKKPTIYYKGHWLEETDAVIPRIGASVTFFGTAVVRQFEMMGTFTTTESQALVRSRDKLRSLQILSRARLGLPKTVFTNYSKDVTEILEHVGGAPVIIKLLEGTQGLGVVLAETQNAAESVIEAFNGLQARVIVQEFIKEAGGADIRAFVVDGQVVGAMKRQGKEGEFRSNLHRGGSASVIQLTDEEENAAIKAAKAMSLGVAGVDMLQSSRGPLILEVNSSPGLEGIEEATGKDIAKTIIRYIERNV; via the coding sequence ATGAAGATACGAATTCTATCAAGAAACCCTAGACTATACTCAACAAGCAGATTGGTCGAAGCGGCTAAGAAAAGACATCATGAAGTAGAAGTGATAGATCCTATAAAATGTGATCTCATCATTGAAAAGAAAAAACCCACTATTTATTATAAAGGTCACTGGCTGGAAGAAACCGATGCGGTTATTCCCAGAATCGGAGCGTCAGTGACATTTTTTGGTACGGCCGTGGTAAGACAATTTGAAATGATGGGAACTTTTACCACTACAGAATCTCAGGCACTGGTTAGAAGTCGTGACAAGTTAAGAAGCCTACAGATCCTATCCAGAGCAAGATTAGGATTACCAAAAACAGTTTTTACGAATTACTCTAAAGATGTGACCGAGATTCTCGAGCATGTTGGTGGAGCCCCGGTTATCATCAAATTACTAGAAGGAACCCAGGGCCTTGGAGTGGTACTTGCCGAAACTCAGAATGCGGCAGAATCTGTAATCGAAGCATTCAATGGTTTACAGGCCAGGGTGATCGTTCAGGAATTCATTAAAGAAGCCGGTGGTGCAGATATTAGAGCATTCGTGGTAGATGGGCAGGTAGTTGGAGCGATGAAAAGGCAGGGGAAAGAAGGAGAATTCAGGTCCAACCTGCACAGAGGTGGATCTGCTTCGGTCATCCAACTAACAGACGAAGAAGAAAATGCTGCGATTAAAGCCGCTAAGGCAATGTCGCTTGGGGTAGCCGGTGTAGATATGCTGCAAAGTAGCCGTGGACCACTTATCCTTGAAGTGAACAGCTCTCCGGGACTGGAAGGAATAGAAGAAGCTACTGGAAAAGATATTGCAAAAACCATCATTAGATATATTGAACGAAACGTATAG
- a CDS encoding homogentisate 1,2-dioxygenase yields MPFYHKLGKIPHKRHTIFRKPDGSLYYEQLFGTIGFDGMSSNLYHEHRPTQVKEIKGKYDARPKIAIENNLKSYRLKGFQVTPHPDYLQSRKPVLTNSDCDIVLASPQGSTQDYFYKNADADELLFIHKGSGKLRTHLGNLDFKYGDYLLIPRGTIYKIDFDDENNRLFIVESRRPIYTPKRYRNWFGQLLEHSPFCERDLRQPHELETNDERGDFLIKIKKKGEIFDMVYATHPFDVVGYDGYNYPYAFSIHDFEPITGRVHQPPPVHQTFETDAFVVCSFCPRKYDYHPESIPAPYSHSNIDSDEVLYYVDGDFMSRNDIEAGHISLHPAGIPHGPHPGAVERSIGQVETEELAVMVDTFKPLMLTEDAMEIADETYHKSWLEEEDRE; encoded by the coding sequence ATGCCTTTTTATCATAAACTAGGTAAAATTCCACATAAGCGTCATACGATATTCAGGAAGCCAGACGGTAGCCTTTATTATGAGCAACTTTTTGGCACCATCGGTTTTGATGGAATGTCTTCTAATTTATACCATGAACATCGTCCAACCCAGGTCAAGGAGATCAAGGGAAAATATGATGCGAGACCTAAGATAGCTATTGAGAATAACCTGAAATCATATAGATTAAAGGGTTTTCAGGTAACGCCACATCCAGATTATCTGCAAAGTCGTAAGCCAGTACTTACTAACTCAGATTGCGATATAGTCCTGGCTTCTCCCCAGGGTTCTACCCAGGATTATTTTTATAAAAATGCTGATGCAGACGAACTTCTTTTTATTCATAAAGGAAGCGGAAAGCTGCGTACTCATTTAGGAAATCTGGATTTTAAATATGGAGACTATTTATTGATCCCAAGAGGGACCATCTATAAAATAGATTTTGACGATGAAAATAACCGACTTTTTATCGTTGAGTCCAGAAGACCAATTTACACGCCGAAAAGGTACCGGAATTGGTTTGGGCAGTTATTGGAACATTCACCATTCTGTGAGCGTGATTTAAGGCAGCCTCATGAACTGGAAACTAACGATGAAAGAGGTGATTTCCTTATTAAGATCAAGAAAAAAGGGGAGATCTTTGATATGGTTTATGCGACCCATCCTTTTGATGTGGTTGGATATGACGGCTATAATTATCCATATGCCTTTTCAATTCATGATTTTGAACCCATAACAGGTAGGGTACATCAGCCGCCACCTGTGCATCAAACCTTTGAAACTGATGCCTTTGTGGTTTGTAGTTTCTGCCCGAGAAAATATGATTATCATCCAGAAAGTATCCCGGCTCCATATAGCCATAGTAATATAGACAGCGATGAGGTTTTATATTATGTTGATGGAGATTTTATGAGCAGGAATGACATCGAAGCCGGTCATATTTCACTTCACCCGGCGGGTATCCCTCATGGACCACACCCAGGTGCTGTGGAAAGAAGTATAGGCCAGGTGGAGACTGAAGAGCTGGCAGTAATGGTAGATACTTTTAAGCCTTTGATGCTTACTGAAGATGCCATGGAGATTGCAGATGAAACTTACCATAAATCATGGTTGGAGGAAGAAGATAGAGAATAA
- a CDS encoding PAS domain-containing protein — MLNDLQLNSILEDFDIAYWKINLFSKEISWSEHFNILVGKPQIEEDRFEFFINHILHPDYRYDFRIHFEKLIKENEPFSFEIKLKLENGKYRWFECKNQKTRNSEFRETAVLLFVNIHQSKRDQYTIEENFFYYRETAEMTSTGGWYVDTVNKNIYWDDVSLKIVECPRDFQPAYEDRMKFYAKEHHNRMRNAFDKCENFGIPFKLELKMVSFQHREFWVRLTGKPVYNDEQEVVGIRGVLQNIDENKNNELNLQNSLDIIATQNSRLFNFAHIVSHHLRSHSSNLSLIVELLRESKTDRDKFDLLANVEDVSDNLDSAISRLNNIVSIQTSLKKEPVLIRFEEALEIVLASISSLINRENAKIVAEFQDLKEIRYIPEYLESILLNLITNAIRYRQPGRKPVIFIQTYVENDKEFLEVSDNGLGIDLDEYGDKMFGMYKTFHPSNPEAKGIGLFITKNQVEALGGTISVSSTLNIGTTFKIKF, encoded by the coding sequence ATGCTCAACGACCTACAGTTAAATAGCATACTGGAAGATTTTGATATAGCCTATTGGAAAATAAATCTTTTTTCCAAAGAGATATCCTGGTCTGAGCACTTCAACATTCTGGTTGGAAAACCGCAAATTGAAGAAGATAGATTTGAGTTCTTCATAAATCATATACTGCATCCAGATTACCGCTATGATTTTAGAATACACTTCGAAAAACTTATCAAAGAGAACGAGCCTTTTAGCTTTGAAATAAAGCTAAAGCTTGAGAATGGTAAATATCGCTGGTTCGAATGTAAGAACCAGAAAACAAGGAATTCTGAATTTCGGGAAACCGCGGTGCTCTTATTTGTGAATATTCACCAAAGTAAAAGAGATCAATATACCATTGAAGAAAATTTCTTTTACTACCGGGAAACGGCCGAGATGACCTCTACCGGTGGCTGGTATGTAGATACCGTAAACAAAAATATTTACTGGGATGATGTTTCCCTGAAGATCGTTGAATGCCCCCGCGATTTTCAACCGGCTTATGAAGACCGCATGAAATTCTATGCCAAGGAACATCATAACCGCATGCGCAATGCATTTGATAAGTGCGAAAATTTCGGCATACCTTTTAAACTGGAGCTCAAAATGGTCTCCTTTCAGCATCGTGAATTCTGGGTGCGATTAACCGGAAAACCCGTTTATAATGATGAGCAGGAAGTGGTTGGTATCCGCGGAGTCCTCCAGAACATAGATGAGAATAAGAACAACGAGCTTAATCTTCAGAATTCTTTAGATATCATTGCGACCCAAAATTCAAGATTATTCAATTTTGCACATATTGTTTCTCACCATTTAAGATCCCATAGCAGTAATCTAAGCCTCATTGTAGAGCTGTTGAGAGAATCTAAGACCGATAGGGACAAGTTTGATCTTCTGGCTAATGTCGAAGATGTCTCAGACAATCTTGATTCGGCTATTTCGAGATTGAATAATATTGTTAGTATCCAAACTTCCTTGAAAAAAGAACCTGTTCTAATCAGGTTTGAGGAAGCCCTTGAGATCGTTTTAGCATCGATCTCTTCGTTGATTAATCGAGAAAATGCAAAAATCGTCGCTGAATTTCAGGATTTGAAAGAAATTCGCTATATACCTGAATATCTTGAAAGTATTTTACTAAATTTAATCACGAATGCTATCCGGTATAGACAACCGGGGCGTAAACCAGTCATTTTTATTCAGACCTATGTCGAGAACGATAAAGAGTTTTTAGAAGTTAGCGACAATGGACTGGGAATAGACCTCGACGAGTATGGTGATAAGATGTTTGGAATGTATAAAACGTTTCATCCAAGTAATCCAGAGGCTAAAGGGATTGGTTTGTTCATAACCAAAAATCAGGTAGAAGCCCTTGGAGGGACCATATCTGTTAGCAGTACCCTAAACATTGGGACAACCTTTAAAATAAAATTCTAG
- a CDS encoding patatin-like phospholipase family protein, translated as MRKFLAFLFFLSTFIGFCQDNDKPKVGLVLSGGGAKGLAHIGVLKILEEEGIKIDYIGGTSMGAIIGGLYASGYTANELDSIFNQTNFDILIQDDIPRRAKTFYEKEDSEKYAITLPFDNFDISFPTGLFKGQNIYNLMSRLTMHVSDVNDFSELQIPFFCVAANVETGEAVILDSGSLAKAISASGAIPTILSPIKIDDQLLTDGGVANNYPVEELKRRGADIIIGVDVQDTLVKRDKLRSVFEIMSQISNFRTIGDMKEKIPMTDIYIKPDISPFSVMSFEDGHAIIDSGKVAASRKLPQLKELAEKTEDGFHREKVRKIDTFNISGLTLEGNNTYPRAYVQGKLKLDYDEPYNFEDLNIGINNLSATGNFDRINYQLIPKDENGNYILAMQIEESENKMLLRLGLHYDELYKSSALVNLTRKSLLFTNDVASIDLIVGDNLRYNFNYYLDKGYYWSVGLNSRYNTFEKYINLNSIRRIEGDDTPSSIAELEVNFEDVTNQLYAETLFQQVFSIGAGLEHKYLKFSSTSFNDFSNRNNELIFDNSHYASAFGYLKYDSYDNKYFPTKGVSFNGDFHVYLYSSDYNNNFAEFSIAQGAIGYAVTPFNRFSARISTETGFKIGNDGTEVLDFFLGGYGNDFINNVKPFYGYDFLSLSGDSYIQALFEFDYQIARKNHIIASANIANVEDRLYTTGNWFTWPDYTGYALGYGLETFMGPMEVKYTYSPEVGESYWFFSLGFWF; from the coding sequence ATGCGTAAATTTTTAGCTTTTTTATTCTTCCTCTCAACATTTATTGGGTTCTGTCAGGATAATGATAAACCTAAAGTTGGGCTTGTGCTAAGTGGAGGGGGAGCAAAAGGGCTGGCGCATATCGGGGTGCTAAAGATACTGGAAGAAGAAGGTATTAAGATCGATTATATTGGAGGGACCAGTATGGGTGCCATTATCGGTGGATTATATGCTTCAGGATATACCGCGAATGAGCTGGATTCGATCTTCAATCAGACCAATTTCGATATCCTTATTCAGGATGATATTCCAAGAAGGGCCAAGACTTTTTATGAAAAGGAGGATTCGGAAAAATATGCCATAACCTTACCTTTTGACAATTTCGATATTTCATTTCCTACAGGTCTGTTTAAAGGACAGAATATCTATAACCTTATGTCCAGGCTTACCATGCATGTAAGTGATGTGAACGATTTTAGCGAATTACAGATCCCTTTTTTCTGTGTAGCCGCCAATGTTGAAACGGGAGAGGCTGTGATCCTGGATAGCGGTTCCCTCGCTAAGGCGATCTCTGCGAGTGGTGCGATCCCTACTATTTTAAGTCCGATCAAAATTGATGACCAGTTGTTAACAGATGGTGGAGTGGCTAATAATTACCCAGTGGAGGAATTAAAACGCAGGGGAGCCGATATTATAATTGGGGTAGACGTGCAGGACACCCTGGTGAAACGCGATAAATTGAGAAGTGTTTTTGAGATCATGTCGCAGATCAGCAATTTCAGGACGATTGGAGATATGAAGGAAAAGATCCCTATGACCGACATTTATATAAAACCAGATATTTCTCCATTTTCAGTAATGTCCTTTGAAGATGGTCACGCGATCATAGATTCTGGTAAGGTAGCTGCCTCAAGAAAATTACCTCAGTTAAAGGAACTGGCCGAGAAAACTGAAGATGGTTTTCATCGCGAAAAAGTAAGGAAGATTGATACGTTCAATATTAGTGGATTAACCCTGGAAGGAAACAACACCTATCCCAGGGCATATGTGCAGGGTAAGCTCAAGCTGGATTACGATGAACCTTATAATTTCGAGGATCTTAATATTGGTATCAATAACCTTTCGGCTACGGGAAACTTCGACAGGATAAATTACCAATTGATTCCGAAGGATGAGAATGGGAATTATATCCTCGCCATGCAAATCGAGGAGAGTGAAAACAAAATGCTTTTAAGGTTGGGTTTGCATTATGACGAACTATATAAGAGCAGTGCCCTGGTGAACCTTACTAGGAAGAGTTTGCTTTTTACCAATGACGTCGCATCTATAGATCTTATTGTTGGAGATAACCTCAGGTATAATTTCAATTATTATCTGGATAAGGGTTATTACTGGAGCGTAGGCTTGAACTCAAGATATAATACTTTTGAAAAGTACATAAACCTTAATAGCATAAGAAGGATTGAAGGCGACGATACACCTTCTTCCATTGCTGAACTTGAAGTCAATTTTGAGGATGTAACGAATCAGCTATATGCTGAAACTTTATTTCAACAGGTTTTTTCTATCGGTGCGGGGCTGGAGCATAAGTATTTAAAATTTAGCAGTACCAGTTTTAATGATTTTAGCAATCGGAATAATGAGTTGATATTCGATAATAGTCATTACGCCAGTGCGTTTGGTTATTTAAAATATGACTCCTACGATAATAAGTATTTCCCAACTAAAGGGGTGAGTTTCAATGGTGACTTTCATGTTTACCTGTACTCAAGTGATTATAATAATAATTTTGCTGAATTTTCAATCGCGCAGGGAGCTATTGGGTATGCTGTAACGCCATTCAATAGATTTAGCGCACGAATTTCTACGGAAACAGGTTTTAAAATAGGGAATGACGGTACCGAGGTTTTAGATTTTTTTCTCGGCGGCTATGGGAATGATTTTATAAACAATGTCAAACCATTTTATGGTTACGACTTTTTAAGCCTCAGTGGAGATAGTTATATTCAGGCTCTATTTGAATTTGATTATCAGATAGCCCGTAAAAACCATATTATCGCCAGTGCTAATATCGCTAATGTAGAAGATAGGTTGTATACAACCGGTAACTGGTTCACATGGCCAGACTATACCGGGTATGCTTTAGGATATGGCCTTGAAACATTTATGGGGCCTATGGAAGTAAAATATACCTATTCCCCTGAAGTAGGGGAAAGTTACTGGTTTTTTAGCCTTGGATTCTGGTTTTAA
- the uvrC gene encoding excinuclease ABC subunit UvrC, with translation MEKPALDVQLKTLPNSPGVYQYYDKNGKILYVGKAKNLKKRVTSYFNKNHDSHRIGVMVKKIHEIRHIVVSSETDALLLENNLIKKLQPRFNVMLKDDKTYPWICIKNERFPRVFPTRRLIKDGSEYYGPFTSFKTVNTLLDLIKGLYKLRTCNYDLAEDKIRNGKYKLCLEYHLGNCKGPCEALQSEEEYNNNIEAIRQIVKGNFKDSLQRFRNQMKEHAENMEFEDAQRIKNKIDVLENYQSKSTVVNPKINNVDVFSVVTDEGYGYVNFLQLSHGAIIRSHTIEMKKKLDESDRELLELAIVEIRQRFSSNSKEIFVPFKVDVGEDVKITVPKLGDKKKIVELSERNAKYFRQERFKQMKIVDPDRHVNRVMAQMKEDLRLSKEPRHIECFDNSNIQGTNPVAACVVFKNGKPSKKEYRKFNIKTVEGPDDFASMEEVVFRRYRRLLNEGEELPQLIIVDGGKGQLSSGVKALDDLGLRGKIAIIGIAKRLEEIFYPEDPIPLYLDKKSETLKVIQQLRNEAHRFGITFHRNKRSKTALNTELESIEGIGEKTVVELLKHFRSLKRVKEASKKDLSEVIGASKAGIIFNHYHTG, from the coding sequence ATGGAAAAACCTGCTTTGGACGTTCAGTTAAAAACTTTGCCCAACAGCCCGGGAGTTTATCAATATTACGATAAGAACGGGAAAATACTGTATGTGGGTAAAGCTAAAAACCTTAAAAAAAGGGTCACTTCTTATTTCAACAAAAATCACGATAGCCATCGCATTGGGGTGATGGTGAAAAAGATACATGAGATTAGGCATATCGTGGTTTCTTCTGAAACTGATGCGCTTTTACTGGAGAATAACCTTATTAAAAAGCTTCAGCCTCGCTTTAATGTGATGCTGAAAGATGATAAGACCTATCCGTGGATATGTATTAAAAATGAACGTTTTCCCAGAGTTTTTCCTACCAGGAGATTGATCAAGGATGGTAGTGAATATTACGGACCCTTTACCAGTTTTAAAACTGTGAATACTTTACTAGACCTTATTAAAGGTCTTTATAAATTAAGGACTTGTAATTACGATCTGGCTGAAGATAAAATCAGGAATGGTAAATATAAGCTGTGTTTAGAATACCATCTGGGGAATTGTAAAGGCCCATGTGAAGCTCTTCAGTCTGAAGAAGAGTATAACAACAATATTGAAGCAATCCGGCAGATCGTTAAGGGAAATTTTAAAGATTCCCTGCAGCGTTTTAGAAATCAGATGAAGGAGCATGCTGAAAATATGGAATTCGAAGACGCGCAGCGTATCAAGAACAAGATCGATGTACTGGAGAATTACCAGTCTAAATCTACCGTGGTAAATCCAAAGATCAATAATGTCGATGTATTTTCAGTGGTTACCGACGAAGGTTATGGTTATGTGAATTTCCTTCAGCTTTCCCATGGAGCGATTATTCGTTCTCATACGATCGAGATGAAAAAGAAGCTGGACGAAAGCGACCGGGAACTTCTGGAACTGGCTATAGTGGAGATCCGTCAGCGCTTCAGTTCTAATTCAAAAGAAATTTTCGTTCCCTTTAAAGTAGATGTAGGAGAAGATGTAAAGATAACAGTCCCTAAACTCGGAGATAAAAAGAAGATCGTGGAACTTTCTGAGAGGAATGCAAAATATTTCCGTCAGGAAAGGTTCAAACAAATGAAGATCGTAGACCCAGACAGGCATGTGAACAGGGTTATGGCACAGATGAAGGAGGACTTGAGGCTGAGTAAAGAACCGAGACATATAGAATGCTTCGACAATTCGAACATCCAGGGTACAAATCCTGTGGCCGCCTGCGTTGTTTTCAAGAACGGTAAGCCAAGTAAGAAAGAATATCGTAAATTTAATATTAAGACCGTGGAAGGCCCAGATGATTTTGCCTCTATGGAAGAAGTTGTTTTTAGAAGATACCGTAGGCTTCTCAATGAAGGTGAGGAACTCCCGCAACTAATTATTGTAGATGGAGGAAAAGGTCAGTTATCAAGCGGTGTTAAAGCTCTGGATGATCTTGGCCTTAGGGGGAAGATCGCTATTATAGGTATTGCTAAAAGGCTGGAAGAGATCTTTTATCCTGAAGATCCTATTCCGCTTTATCTTGATAAAAAGTCTGAAACATTAAAGGTTATTCAGCAGTTAAGAAATGAGGCTCACAGATTTGGTATTACCTTTCATCGCAATAAAAGAAGTAAAACAGCGCTTAATACAGAACTGGAGTCGATAGAAGGGATTGGTGAGAAAACAGTTGTTGAATTGCTTAAGCATTTCAGGTCCCTGAAAAGGGTCAAGGAGGCTTCAAAAAAGGACCTGTCAGAAGTAATTGGAGCTTCTAAGGCAGGAATAATTTTTAACCATTACCACACCGGATAA
- a CDS encoding RimK/LysX family protein: protein MEKIVIGRFDKADFPALQLNDIAIKIDTGAYTSSIHCDNIIEKDDAIHCTFLDDEHPLYNGKEFVFDDYDIVFVRSSNGIIQKRYQVQSNIKLFGKIFKISLSLSSRQEMRFPVLIGRKFLTKKFIVDTELIDVSYNKKLDEDTNSIKKP from the coding sequence ATGGAAAAAATAGTGATCGGCAGGTTTGATAAAGCAGATTTCCCGGCTTTACAGCTTAACGACATTGCCATAAAAATTGATACCGGAGCCTATACTTCCTCTATTCATTGTGATAATATTATTGAAAAAGACGATGCAATACATTGTACTTTTTTAGATGATGAACATCCGCTTTACAACGGAAAAGAGTTTGTTTTCGATGATTATGATATCGTATTTGTTAGAAGCAGCAATGGGATTATCCAGAAAAGGTATCAGGTTCAGTCAAATATTAAATTGTTCGGGAAAATCTTTAAAATCTCATTATCTCTTTCCTCCAGGCAGGAAATGAGATTTCCGGTTTTAATTGGAAGAAAGTTTTTAACAAAAAAATTTATAGTGGACACAGAATTGATCGATGTGTCTTATAACAAAAAGCTAGATGAAGATACGAATTCTATCAAGAAACCCTAG